The DNA sequence CAGTTTACTCAGCAACAATGCCCCCAGCCCCTTGCCCTTCAAGTCTGACCGCACGATGATCGCAAACTCCGCACTGATGTTGTCCGGATCGGCGATCACGCGTGCCACGCCGAGCGTTTCGGCCTTGCCGTCTTCGCCCGCCCGGGTGGCGATGAACGCCATCTCACGGTCATAGTCGATCTGCGTGAAGCGCGCCAGGTCCGACTTCGACAGCTGGCGCATGCTGATGAACATCCGGTAGCGTATATCGTCCGGTTCGAGCATGGCGAAGAATTCGACATGCTGCGGGCCATCCTCCGGCCGGATCGGGCGCAATACCAGCGGCGCACCCTGCCATTCGATCTGCTCCTCCAGCTCACCGGGGTAAGGCCGGATAGCCAGCCGGTCGACGCCGCTGCCGCGCGCCTGCACCACGCGGATGCGGGCGTCGAGCGCAATGACGCCGTTGCGGTCCGCCAGCAGAGGATTGATATCGAGTTCGGCGATTTCCGGAATATCCACAACCAGGTCGGAAATCTGGATCAGGGTGCGGCACACCGCGTCGACGTCGGCCGCCTCCAGGTTGCGGTATGCTGCCAGCAGGCGAGAGATGCGCGTGCGGGCGATGAGATCGCGGGCCAGCACCATGTTCAGCGGCGGCAGCGCAACGGCATGATCGGCCGTCACCTCCACCGCGATGCCGCCCTGCCCGAACAGGATCACCGGCCCGAACACCGCGTCGGTGGTGACGCCGACGATCAGCTCGCGCGCTTCCGGGCGGCGCACCATCGATTGGACCGAGAAGCCTTGCAGCTGCGCGCGCGGGCGCAATTCGCGCAGCCGCCTGTGCATCGCGACAGCCGCCGCCGCCACCGACGTTTCGTCCGCCAGGTCGAGCACCACGCCGCCGACGTCCGACTTGTGCGTGATGTCGGCGGAAATGATCTTCAGCGCCACGGGAAAGCCAATCTCCGCGGCATGCTGCACCGCTTCCTCAACGCTGCGTGCCGAACGCGTCTGCACCACCGGAATGCCGTAGGCGGCCAGCACCTGCTTGGCCTCCGGTTCGGACAGCATGTTCCTTCCCGCGGCCAGCACGCGCTGCACCACCGCGCGCGCCTCCTCCCGCTCGCCCGGCTGCGCGTGCGTGACCGACGGAGGAACTTCCATCAGCAGCGCCTGGTTGCGATGGTATTCAGCGATCTGCATGAAACCGCGCACAGCCTCTTCCGGCGTGTCGTAGGTGGCGATCCCGGCGTCCGAAAAGATGGCGCGCGCCCTGGCCACCGATTCGCCGCCCAACCAGCAGGCGAGCACGTTGCGCGGCGCGCCCTTAATGACCGGCGCCACCGCCTGGGCGATCTCGTCGCTGGGGACGATGGCGGTGGGTGCGTGAATGAACAGCGTGGCGTCGGCTTCCGGTTCCTGCAAGAGAGCGCGCAGGGTATTGATATAGCGCTGCGCTGGCGCGTCGCCGATGATGTCGACCGGATTGCCGTGCGACCAGGTCCCGGGCAGTATTTCATCGAGCTTTGCCAGCGCCTGCTCCGACAGGCTCGCCAACCGCCCCTGCTGGGCGATCAGCGCATCGGTGGCCATGACACCTGGGCCGCCGCCGTTGGTCATGATGGCCAGGCGATCCCCTTTCATTGGCCGGGCGTGGGCCAGCGTTTCCGCAGCATCGAACAGGTCTGTCGTGCTGTATACGCGCAGCATCCCTGCACGCCGGATCGCGGCGTCGTACACGTCGTCGGCGCCTGCCAGCGCGCCGGTGTGCGAGGCGGCGGCCTTGGCGCCTTCGGGCGCGCGCCCGGCCTTGATCACCAGCGTCGGCTTGGCGCGCGCCGCGGCGCGGGCGGCCGACATGAATTTGCGCGCGGCGCTGGCCGCTTCCATGTACATCAGGATCGCCTGGGTGTCGCTGTCGCTGGCCAGGTAGTCGAGCACGTCACCGAAATCGATGTCGGCGCTATCGCCGAGCGAAATGAACTTTGAAAAGCCGATGCCGCGCGACCTGGCCCAGTCCAGCACGCCGGTCACCATCGCGCCCGACTGCGACACGAAGGCAATCTTGCCGGGCAGCGCCGAGATGTGGGCGAAGCTCGCATTCAGCCCGATCTTCGGCACCAGAAGGCCCACGCAGTTCGGCCCGAGGATGCGCAGAAGATACGGCTTGGCAGCCGCCAGCATCAGGTCTTTCATGGTGCGTCCACGCAAATCCTTGATCGCCCCCATCCCGGCCGTCAGCACGATCGCGGCCCGGGTGCCGCGCTCACCGAGATCGTGGATGATCTCGGGCACGCTCGACGGCGGCGTGCAAATGATCGCAAGATCGGGCACCGTCGGCAGGCGCGCAACGCTGGAATACACCTTCAGGCCCGCCAGGCTGTCATATTTCGGATTAACCGGGATGATCTCGCCCTCGAAACCGCCGGACACCAGGTTCTGCAGTACGGTGGCGCCGACGCTGTGCGCCCGCAGCGATGCGCCGATTACCGCGATGGAGCGAGGCTCGAACAGAGACTTCAGATTTCTGACGCTCATGGGTATCGTCCTTGGAAATGCTTTCTTTTGTGGATTGCGCCTGACCGACTGCGGCGCCTTGCCGCATTATGCGCACGATTGTAGCGTCAGTTCTTGCCGCTACCGAAAACGGCGGAGACCGAGAGGCCGGCGGCATTGCCCCTCCCGGACAAAGACGCAGCGACATGCATTCTCGCCGATGCGAGAAGCTGCATCTTGATGCGCGACCGATGTTACAAATCGCCTCCCCGAAAAATTTTGACTTGAGTCAAATTTGACAAAACTATTCTTTGATCGGCATGCATTTTCTCTGGACTGGCTTTTGCCTTCGCCCTACGCTAATGAAGCTGGGTCGTCGAGCGAGGAAAGCGCCCGCCGCAACTGAAATCCAACAAGAACAGACAATCCTGACAACGAGCCGAACCTGAAAGGGGTACCACATGTCGTACAAGACCATTCTCGTGCACGTAGATAAATCAAAGCACTCCGCCGAGCGCGTCAAGCTTGCGGCGTCCATCGCACTCAATGAAGACGCGCACTTGATCGGCGCAGCCCCGACTGGCGTGTCGCGTTACATTTACCAGGCCGGCATGCTGGGCGACGGCGCAGGATTCACCGCGCATCTTGAGGCGCACATGGAAGTGTTGCGGCAGCAGGGCAAGGAAGCGCTCCAGGAGTTCGAAGCCGCGGCGCGGCGTATGGGCGTCAGCTCGATCGAATCGCACATGGTGGACGACGAAGCCGGCGCGGGCATCAGCCTGCAGGCGCGCTACAGCGACCTGGTGGTGATCGGCCAGACGGACTTGGAAGACCCGTCGCCCGCCACCCTGCCCGACTTTCCCGAATACGTGGTGCTCAATTCCGGCCGCCCGGTAATGATCGTGCCCTACGCCGGCCGCTTCGACACGGTCGGCAAGCGCGTGCTGGTGGCGTGGGATGCGAGCACCAGCGCAACGCGCGCCGTGACTGCCGCCATCCCGCTGCTCAAGCGAGCCGACATCGTCGAGGTCCTGGTGTTCAACGCCGACGACCAGGGCGACGCGCACGGCGAGCAGCCGGGCGCGGACATCGCTCTGTACCAGGCGCGCCACAATATCCGCGTCAACGTGGTGCGTCAAAAGAGCAAGATCGACATCGGCAATGCGCTGCTGTCGGCCGCGACCGACTTCGCGTCCGACCTGATCGTCATGGGAGGCTACGGGCATACCCGCTTCCGCGAAATCCTGCTGGGCGGCGTCACCCGCACGGTGCTCGAATCGATGACGGTGCCGGTATTGATGTCGCACTGACACCATACTTCTCGCGGTCGCCACGGCGGCTGTCGCTGCGCGGCGGCCGCTTTTTTATATCCGTGCCACGCACGAAACTTTGATCTCGGTCATTTATCCCAATCGAGCCACTCCAGTAGTATCGCCTCACGCCGCGCCCAAGCGGCTTGCGCAACCGATCAATTCACACATCGATATCAGAATGCAAACCGAGACCCTGAAACTTACCGGCATGTCGTCCGACGCCTGCGGCGAAAACGTCAAGCGCGCCCTGGAATCCCTCGACGGCGTGGCCAGCGCCAGCGTATCCGTCTCCTGCAACAAGGTGGTAGTCCAGTTCGATGAAGATCGTCTGGCCAAGCAACAACTGCATGCCGCCATCAAGCAGGCCGGCTACGGCGTGGTCAGCGTCAGAGCGGTCGACCTGAGCGGCAATGGCGGCGGCAGCTGCTGTGGCGGCTGCGGCTGCGGCTGAAAAACGCGGGCCACATACCCGCCGGCGGAAACCTCGCGCCGCTGCCCGTGACCTTCGTCACGGGCAGCGGCGCTTCTTTTCGTCCGTTCAATTCGTCTTGTCCGGGGCGCCCGCCATGCCGTGCCCGACCGCAAACACCGCCGCCTGGACACGGCTGGTCAGGTTGAGCTTCTTGAGGATGTTCTGCACGTGGATCTTGACCGTGCTTTCAGCCACGTCGAGCGTGCGCGCAATGATCTTGTTGCTTTCGCCACGCGCCAGGCAGGCCAGGATTTCCTTTTCGCGCGGCGTCAGCTTGTCGAGCTCGGACGGCGCCGCCGGCTTCGGTGCTCCGCCCTGCAGATGTGCCACCAGCTTGGTGGTCATGGCTTCCGCCAGCACCGGCTCGCCATCCGCCGCGCGGCGGATGGCGCGCACCAGATAGTCCGCGTCGATGTTCTTGATCAGGTAGCCGCGCGCGCCGGATGCCAGCGCCGCCGTCAGGTCCTCCGCCTCCTCGGACACGGTGAGCATGATGACCGCGATGTCCGGGCAATCCTGCAACAGCAGCTGCAGCGTTTCCAGGCCCGACATGCCCGGCATGTTCAGGTCGAGCAGGACCACGTCCGGACGCAGCTGCTTGGCGCGCTTGATGCCCTCGACGCCGTCGGCTGCCTCGCCCACCACGGAAAAATCGGAGTGGCGCTGCAGCAGCGAGCGTATCCCGCTGCGGAACAGGGTGTGATCGTCGACCAGCAGGACGGAAATCGGTTTGGATGCGGCATTCATATTGTGCTCTTGTCCGTTAAGTGTGGGAGTCATGCGGCGCGCCGGTGTTCCTGCGCCAGATACAGGGCGACGGTGGTGCCCTGGCCGGGTTGCGAACTGATGTCGAGCGACGCGTGGATGCGCTGCGCCCGCTCGCGCATGATATTGATGCCGACGTGCGAATCGCCCTTTTGCAGCAGCGTGCCGGCGTCGAATCCGACGCCGTCGTCGCGTATCGTCAGCGTGAAATCATGGCTGTCGTCGAGCCGGATTTCGACCTTTTTCGCCATCGCATGCTTGCGGATGTTCGACAGTGCTTCCTGCACGATGAACAGCATCTGCAGCTGCTGCTCGCGCCCGAACGGCGCGCCGGCGCCGGCGTGGACGAGGTCGACCGCGATGCCGGTCTGGCGCCGGAATTTTTCGACAGTCGTCTTCAGCGCGCCGATCAGGTCGTCCTCGGCCAGCTTGCTACGGAAATTGAGCAGCAGTTCGCGCACATCTTCATAGCTTTCCTGTACGCCGGCCCGCAGCGCCGGAACGATCGCAGCGGCGTCTTCGATTTTTCCGCCGCGCAGCGAGTCGTCCAGCATCTGCACCTGAATGTTCAAAAAAGTCAGCCCTTGCGCGATGCTGTCGTGCAGGCCCTGCGCCACCAGGTTACGCTCTTCGGAAATCGCCATCTCCTTCTCGCGCGCCGCCAGCCGCAGGTTTTCGATGGCGATGCCGAGCAACTGGCCGAGCGTTTCGAGCAAGGCCCGTTCGCGTTCGGTGAAGCTCCTCGCCTTGCGGAAGTGCAAGTTGAAGAAACCGACGTGCTGCTGATGCACCAGGATGTGGAAGACCGATACCGTCGCAAACCCCTCCCGGTGGCACTGCAAGTCGTTCGAGCGGTCCATCTGCCGCAAGTCGTGCACCACCGAGACCCTGGTGGCCACGGCCTGGCCGCACAAGCATTCCCCCACCTTCAGGCATTTCTCGTCTTCAGCCAGGGCTGGCGACACCCCCTGGTGCGCAACCATGAAAAGATTGCCGCGCCGCTCGTCGAGCACCCGCACCGCGCCGCCGTCGGCATTGAAATACTGGCTGATGCGCAGCAAAAAGCCCTGGCACATTGCTTCCACGCCCTGCGGGCGCTGCAGGAAGGCGGCGCTATCGTACAACAGCGCCAGTTCACGGTTTTGGTCTTCCAGCGCGGCGGTTTTCACCTTGACGCGGTCTTCCAGGCTGGTGTAGAGATCTTCGAGCCGGTCAGCCATCTGGTTGAAACCCAGCGCCAGCTGGCCGAATTCATCCTTGCTTTCCACGGGCAAGCGCACCGTGAAATCCTTCTGGGTCATGCGCTGTATGCCGCCTTGCAGGCGCGACACCGGGGTGACGATGACCAGGAACATGAAGTAGATCATGACCACGGTGCCGCCCACCGCCAGCGCCACCAGCGCCATCTGCGACGAGCGCAGCCAGGCGGTGCGCAATTCGCTGTCGCGTTCGATCAGTTGCACCACCGCATCGACTTCGGCGACAAACGGCGCAACCTGCGGCTGGTAGCGCCTCCACGCTGCGTCCCGCTCCGAGCCCTCGCTTGCGAGGATGGCTTCCGCCATCGGGCGCATGGACTGCCGCCAGTGCAGGTACACCTGCTCGAATTCCACCTGGATCCGCTCTGTCGGCGGCAGGAAGAGCGGACGTTGCGGATTGCCTCTGCGCACGGCCTCGAAGGCGGCTCCAATCGTATTTACTTCGGCGGAGGTCTCGGCGCGCGCCGCCGCACTCTCCGGTTCGTTGACGATGCGCGCCAGCAGCGTGGTCAACCGGTAGCTGCGCATGCGCAGGCTGCCGGTCTCGTTGATCGCAGCGGAACTTCCCTCCAGCTGCCACGACAGGAACAGCGTAGTGCCGATCGCGAACAGCGCGAGCACGAAAAAGCCCAGCAGCATGCCGACGATTTTCGTCGAAAGCCGTTGCCGGATCGGCAGTAGAGTGTCTAGTTTCATTGAGGGGATAATGGTCCGTTCGAGCCCGATAGCCGGCCCATCCCCGAATCATACGGGATTGCGGTCGCATTGCGCCAGCCGATATGGCGTAGCGGATCATGCCCGTGGCTTCGCTCAGGCACGCCGTCTGGCCGGCTCATGTTTTTCCAACGGACAAACCAGCGGCAAGAATTCCTGCTGGCGGGCCGAGTACGCCAGCAGTGCGCCGGAATCGATGTCGAAATACCATCCATGCAGGTGCAGCCGGCCCTCCTCCACGCGCCGCTCGATCCAGGGATAGGTCAGCAGGTTATCGAGGGAATGCAGGATGCTGGCCATCTCGCAGCCCTTGTGCTGCTCGTCGCTCGTCTTGTGCGCCAGTTCGCGCAGCACGCGCTGCCGCACCGGTTCCGCGTGCTGCATCCAGCGGTCGACAAAATCCGTTTCCTGGGCCAGGCGGCGCGGCGCCATCAGTGCCCGGATGCCGCCGCAGCGCGCGTGGCCGAGCACGATCACGCGCTCCACTTCCAGGCCGCACACCGCGAACTCGATGGCCGATGCCACGCCCGGCGGCGCGTCCGGCGTGCAGGGAGGAACCAGGTTGGCGACGTTGCGCACCACGAACATGTCGCCGGGGTCGCTGCCGGTCAGCAGCGCCGGGTCGACGCGCGAATCGCAGCAGCCGATCACCAGGGTGCCGGGGCGCTGCGCTTCGCGCAGGCTGCTGAACAGGCAGTGTTCGCCGAGATATTGCTGCTGGAAGCGGGAAAAGCCGTGGATGAATTTTTCGATGTCTTCCATGATCTTCGCGCTCAGCCGCCGGTCTGTGCCATGAAGCGAATGACCTTGTCCGGCCGTTCGCGGAATTCGTGTTTCTGCGGCTTGAGCTCGATCGCGTCCCGGATCGCCTGCTCCAGATCGGCATCGCTCGCGTTTGCGCGCAGCAACGGCCGGAACTCGAATTTCTCTTCCTGTCCGAGACACAGGTACAAGGTGCCGTCGACGGCCAGCCGCACCCGGTTGCAGGTGGCGCAGAAATGCTGCGACATCGGCGTGATGAAGCCGACGCTGGCCCGGCCGTCGGCGGTGGACAGATAGCGCGCCGGGCCGCCGCCCAGCTCTGCCGCCTGCGGCAGCAGGCCGAATTTTTTCTGCAGGCGCGCCTGGATCGGCCCGAGTTCGAGGAACGCCGCGTCGCGCCCGGTCGCTCCCATCGGCATCGCCTCGATCAGCCGCAGGATAAAGCCGTGCTCGATGCAGAACGCCGCCATCGCATCGATTTCAGTCTCGTTAATGCCGCGCATGGCGACCATGTTGATCTTGATCGGGTCAAATCCGGCGGCCTTGCCGGCCATGATTCCTTCGAGGATTTGCGCCAGGCTGTCGCGGCCGGTGATTTTTTCCATGCATTCGCGGTCGAGCGAATCCAGGCTGACGTTGATGCGCGATACGCCGGCTGCCTTCAGTTCTTCGGCCTGGCGGCTCAGGCGCGTGGCATTGGTCGACAGCGAAAGATCGCGCATGCCCGGCAGGCGCGCGATGCGCCTCGCCAGTTCCGGCAGATTGCGCCGCAACAGCGGCTCGCCGCCGGTGAGCCTGACGCGCGAAGTGCCGAGACGGGCGAATGCGCCGATCAGGCGCTCGAGTTCATCGAAGGTCAGCCAGTGCTGCGGCTCTTCGAATCCCTTGAAGCCTTTCGGAAGGCAATAGGTGCAGCGCAAATCGCAGCGGTCGGTCACCGACAGGCGCAGATAGTCGATGGACCGGCCAAACCGATCGCTTAACATCGTCACTCCCGATGATGGTGGATGCACTCATTGTATTGAGAGGACCGGCGCTTGGCAGTTGGCACGAGGAGCTAACGACGGTAGTTCTTTGGTAGTAGTGGAAAAAGGGGCGACAGAGTCGGGGCGTCGCTGAAAAATCTCCCCCGATCCGAAAAATTCTGCTCAGCTCAGATTCCGAACGAAGCGATCGCCGCCGCGCGCCTCGGCCAGCTCGATGCGGTTACGTCCATTCTGCTTGGCCTGGTATAGAGCGGTATCGGCATCCTTGAGCAAGGCCTCCCAATTTTTATGCGCAATGCCACGCAGCGCAATGCCGATGCTGACAGTGAAACGCACCCCACCCTTGGCGCATTCGACGCACAGCGCCTCCACGGCAGCCCGCAAGCGCTCCGCGCAGGCCAGTGCCGCGTCCCGGTCGGTCTCGGGCAGGATGCAGACAAACTCTTCGCCGCCGAACCGGCCGACATGATCGATTTCCCGCAATTGCTCGCGGCAGACATCCGCCAGCCTGATGATGACCCGGTCGCCGACATCGTGGCCGTAAGTATCGTTTACAAGTTTGAAATGATCGATGTCGAGCATCAGGATCGCCAGCGGCCGGGAATGCCGTTCCGCCAATGCCATTTCGCGCACGGCCAGTTCGTTCAGACGCGCACGGTTTAACAACCCGGTCAGGCTGTCATGGGACGCCTGGCGCCTCAACTCCTCTTCCAGCAGAGCCGCCTTGCGGCGCAGGAATCTGATCATTGCCATGAGCACGAACGCAATGATGGCGGAAAGCAGGTAGGACACGATGCCATTGGCAAACTCGAAGAGCGGCGCGGTGAACGCCGAGAGCGCCACAAACAAGGCGAACGGCAGGCTGACGGTCACCAGGAATGTCCTGTTGCTCATCAGGATGACGGAAACGAAAAACAGGCCCGCCACCACCCCGACGAGCCCGTAAAGGAAACCATCGCGGAGAATGAAATTGCACAGGATGACGGTACAACTGAACAGCCAGTACACGTAGATGCAACGCTGCTCCGAACTCCATCGCAGGCGCCCCGGACGGAAGGCGATGGAGCCGAGCACGACGGCTCCGGCCCGCACCAGTAGTGTCCACGGCGCGTTGGCCGGGTCAGTGACGTAATCCCAGAAGCCGAACAGGAAAACGGCTGCCGCAATCAACGGGCCGAGCGCGGCCAGCAGTTCATTCATCGTCGCCTCGTGAGTCTGGCGAAGATGTCGTTCGGCGTCTTGCGGCAAGGCCTCGGGATTCAGAATGGCTGGCAACAACTGGAGACTCCTGTTCAGCACGATACCGCGCGGCGGCGAGAGATTCTGGCTCGGCGACGGCCGCCGCGATGCCGTCTATCGTTCAGATTATCGGCAATGCGGATATCAGGCAATCGCCTCGCTGCGCCCATCAAGCAAAAAGCCAAGCTGGATCAAGAACGCCACAAGGCCGAACGGCATGCGCTGCCACGCACTCAATATTCCTTTTCGTCGCTCCACATATCGCGCTTGAAGCGCAGCCAGCGGTTGCGCCCGGTTTCCTTGGCCTGGTAGAGCGCCACGTCGGCGTATTTCACCGCCTGCCAGAAGGTTTCGCTGTCGTTCGGGAAGTCGGCGATGCCGATAGAGATCGTCTTTTGCAGCGTGGTGCCGGCGACCGGTATCTTCATCGCCTCGACAGCCGTGCGGATCTTTTCGGCGACCATGTCGGCCGCATCGCCGCTGCTGTTCTGCAGCAGGATCAGGAATTCCTCGCCGCCGTAGCGGATCACGATATCGGATGCGCGCACCGACTGCTTCAGCACCTTGGCAAGCGATTTGAGCACGGTGTCGCCGGCGTCATGGCCGTAGGTATCGTTGACCATCTTGAAGTAGTCGAGGTCGAGCATCAGGATCGATATGTTGGCCTTCTGACGCTGCGCGGTCGCCACCAGCGTATCGACGTACTCTTCGAGGAAGCGACGGTTCTTGAGTCCGGTCATCGCGTCCTGCAGCGTCGATTCGCGCAGCGTATCCATCAGGCGCTTGGTTTCCAGCACCGGCGCGGCTTCCCTCAGGTAAGCGCTGATGTAGGGCGTGATGTCCTGCACGCGTTCCGTCTCCAACGGCGAAACCACGATCTGCACCACGCTGCCGACCACGCCGGACTGGATCACCGGCAGACAGACATGGCTGTAGCCCTCGAATTCCTTTTGCGGCTGGAACGCGTAGCAGATGCCGGGCGATTCGACGGCATCGATGACGTGTCCAGTGCGGCGCGCGCGGCAGGCTTCGGGGCGCACCAGGATCTGCGGATCGCACCATTTGCACTCCCCGCCGACCGCGCCGTCCACCACGATCGGGATGATCTGGCTCTTGTTGGTGGCCACTTCGTAGACCGAGAAATGATGAACGTCGAAATTATCCTCGATCACATTCGACAGGCGCTGGTAGATTTCATGCCTGGTTTCATCCTCTTCGATCGATTTCTTGAACTGCGCCGCGTTTTTCAGGGTTTCCACCATGTCGACGGTATTGGTCAGCAGGTTGCGGTCCTTGGTCGGCTTCTGACTGATGAGCAGCGCGACATTGCTGCCGATCGCATGCAAGCCTTTTTGCAAAAAGCCCATCAGCCGGTTCAAGTCTTCCGCGATCTGGCCGATCTCGTCATTGGTCTTGCGTTCTATGTTCACCGTAAAGTCGCCGTGCACCGCGCGCTGCACCGCGTACGCGACGTTGTCGGCGGTACCAACCAGCGGCCGCACCAGGCGCCGCAGGAACAGGTAGGCGATCAGCGAAAAGAACGCGAGCGCGGCCACGATCAGTGCCACTGTGGTCAACGCCATCTGCTTCAACGGGGAGATCGACATGGTCAGCGTTACCGCGCCGAGCACATTGCCTTCGCTCACCTTGTGGCATTGCAGACAATTGGGCGTGCCATGCGCGGTCGCCGTGAACGGGATGGTGCCGCGGTAAACCACGCTCATTCCTTCCTCGGTCAGTTCGTAGCGCGCCTTACCGTCTTTCAGCACCAGCTGTTCGATCTCGTCCGCCGGTTGTTCCCTGCTCAATCCTGCACCGAACTGGCTTTGAACGTTCTCGCCTCGCACCACGCGGGCCGACTGCAGGCCTTGCACCTCGGTCAGACGCTGCAGGAAATTTTCGCGCTTGCCGATGACGCCGTTGATCATCGAATCGGTCAGATGGGCGCGAACGATTTCCGCCGCAGTGCGCATGTGCTCACGTGACGAGGCGATGGAAAATTCGCGGAACGAATACAGGCTGATTGCGGTGACCACCACAAACATGCCGACAGCAAGGATGGAGAAAAAGGAGAAAATCTTCGAATTCAGTTTCATGGCGGGTCGTT is a window from the Noviherbaspirillum sp. UKPF54 genome containing:
- a CDS encoding diguanylate cyclase, whose amino-acid sequence is MKLNSKIFSFFSILAVGMFVVVTAISLYSFREFSIASSREHMRTAAEIVRAHLTDSMINGVIGKRENFLQRLTEVQGLQSARVVRGENVQSQFGAGLSREQPADEIEQLVLKDGKARYELTEEGMSVVYRGTIPFTATAHGTPNCLQCHKVSEGNVLGAVTLTMSISPLKQMALTTVALIVAALAFFSLIAYLFLRRLVRPLVGTADNVAYAVQRAVHGDFTVNIERKTNDEIGQIAEDLNRLMGFLQKGLHAIGSNVALLISQKPTKDRNLLTNTVDMVETLKNAAQFKKSIEEDETRHEIYQRLSNVIEDNFDVHHFSVYEVATNKSQIIPIVVDGAVGGECKWCDPQILVRPEACRARRTGHVIDAVESPGICYAFQPQKEFEGYSHVCLPVIQSGVVGSVVQIVVSPLETERVQDITPYISAYLREAAPVLETKRLMDTLRESTLQDAMTGLKNRRFLEEYVDTLVATAQRQKANISILMLDLDYFKMVNDTYGHDAGDTVLKSLAKVLKQSVRASDIVIRYGGEEFLILLQNSSGDAADMVAEKIRTAVEAMKIPVAGTTLQKTISIGIADFPNDSETFWQAVKYADVALYQAKETGRNRWLRFKRDMWSDEKEY